The Podospora pseudocomata strain CBS 415.72m chromosome 1 map unlocalized CBS415.72m_1, whole genome shotgun sequence genome has a segment encoding these proteins:
- a CDS encoding uncharacterized protein (COG:E; EggNog:ENOG503NZE9) translates to MEPSTNFGMPVTPTHLPSDTFDEQSQLGRLPNGVYVPMLAFFTPDDEVDIPATQRHTARLLAAGVSGLVVHGSNGEAVHMSRQERKSVIKAVADAVRHESDHAQMPIIAGCCAQSIRETVELCQESKEAGATHALVLPPGYYAGILNKDIIVDFFHSVASKSPIPLLVYNFPGAANGVDLDSDTILRIAAHPRVVGVKLTCGNTGKLARLVVDTPKVRNGKHDFFVAGGSADFVLQGLVVGAHGTISGFANLAPRACVRIGELFEQGKLAEARDLQHEVARGDWLAIRYGFVGVKAAMPYFHGQGELACVEPRLPFKSLAQDGDAVKEIQQGMAGVLEIEQRLVAEATA, encoded by the coding sequence ATGGAGCCTTCAACAAACTTCGGCATGCCCGTCACGCCGACCCACCTTCCATCAGACACCTTCGACGAGCAGAGCCAACTAGGAAGACTTCCCAATGGCGTCTACGTACCCATGCTGGCCTTCTTTACGCCTGACGACGAGGTTGACATTCCCGCGACGCAACGACACACGGCACGCTTGCTCGCCGCCGGTGTAAGTGGGCTGGTGGTCCACGGCTCCAACGGCGAAGCAGTCCACATGTCCCGTCAAGAACGCAAGTCTGTGATCAAGGCGGTGGCCGACGCCGTCAGACACGAATCAGACCATGCTCAAATGCCCATCATTGCTGGCTGCTGCGCCCAGTCCATCCGAGAAACCGTTGAGCTGTGTCAAGAGTCGAAGGAAGCCGGGGCCACACATGCCCTCGTTCTCCCACCAGGCTACTACGCTGGGATTCTCAACAAGGACATCATTGTCGACTTCTTTCACAGCGTTGCGTCCAAGTCTCCCATCCCGCTGCTTGTCTACAACTTTCCCGGCGCGGCCAACGGAGTCGACCTTGATTCCGACACCATCCTCCGCATTGCCGCGCACCCTCGTGTTGTCGGTGTCAAGCTGACGTGTGGAAACACTGGAAAGCTCGCCCGCCTCGTTGTTGATACACCAAAGGTTCGCAACGGCAAGCACgacttttttgttgctggtggcagTGCCGACTTTGTTCTCCAAGGCTTGGTCGTTGGTGCTCATGGAACAATCAGTGGCTTTGCCAACCTTGCCCCCAGAGCCTGTGTGAGGATTGGGGAGCTTTTCGAGCAAGGGAAACTGGCTGAGGCAAGAGATCTCCAACATGAGGTTGCCAGGGGTGACTGGCTTGCCATCCGCTACGGGTTCGTTGGTGTTAAGGCTGCGATGCCATACTTCCACGGTCAAGGAGAGTTGGCTTGCGTGGAGCCACGGCTGCCATTCAAATCGTTGGCGCAGGATGGTGATGCGGTCAAGGAGATTCAGCAAGGCATGGCTGGAGTGTTGGAGATTGAGCAGCGACTTGTTGCAGAGGCTACCGCTTAG
- a CDS encoding uncharacterized protein (EggNog:ENOG503PEDP; COG:B): MEEDESPTRRKAAIEIPLRSERKYVPGSGPAPPQISLLPVHDSTGYIIDQFVLPTDQDMKPDSRRLLHYHIGFTDLPAAKLLVPCHKVLDYISPRELEEWESRNFERLDAQRKTAELALKEKKMAKKKAAEAAAIAEGKRPVGRPPKTKPRDSRSPASTTQASEALTMVEQVAGPSLSTPKKRKLSMALEREDTVSDVESDEAAIQRQLHPDFVNDQEWQLRDAEEGQWAGKSEAEPIGQSGLPSFETSGAETSQASSLAPSRRGVLPPLSQPLPPGRKETPIPPPNLNLHSLPSKAKTGVTAIPRPKQTPIPPPIPGQTSGLSTKPKHKPAAPAQTCPAIPGNIHPVFAAAFGARTEAKVGSRNGAADPKTPKSTPAKSHGTQQSKTSTPARRAEPLKIAQWTPVAVSRGRFSRTTPGSSSTASVSQDQTQETGSQKSEKKAPKPRKRKAPASQEEVYDVKELLDDRWITEEGKKTHKYLVLWAGQWPEGQNPTWEPADNIEDKELIRQYHEKKALGIVRPPPKKMQKTLRSYILTGKQYSSVAEAFEDGLDVVEPRNHQGNDEEDVNMDKEEFLKVVDNLHPQYAKSLSFHVKKEKEGGGASGKVVDASFSAFDASLARYQQSFNGAPRGAF; encoded by the coding sequence ATGGAGGAAGACGAATCTCCCACCCGTCGCAAAGCGGCGATCGAGATCCCTCTCCGGTCAGAGCGAAAGTATGTCCCCGGCTCAGGGCCCGCCCCCCCTCAGATCTCGCTCCTTCCTGTTCACGACTCGACCGGTTACATAATCGACCAGTTTGTCCTTCCCACGGATCAGGACATGAAGCCAGATTCTCGCCGTCTACTTCACTATCACATTGGCTTCACCGACCTGCCTGCGGCGAAGCTACTTGTGCCTTGCCACAAGGTGCTCGACTACATCTCCCCGCGCGAGCTCGAGGAGTGGGAGTCCCGCAATTTTGAGAGACTCGACGCACAGAGAAAGACAGCAGAGTTGGCTctgaaagagaaaaaaatggcaaagaagaaggccgccgaggccgccgCCATTGCTGAAGGCAAACGACCAGTCGGCAgaccccccaaaaccaaacccCGCGACTCTCGCTCGCCCGCTTCGACCACCCAAGCGAGTGAAGCCCTCACCATGGTAGAGCAGGTAGCTGGACCGTCTCTTTCAACAccgaagaagagaaaacTGAGCATGGCattggagagggaggacaCGGTTAGTGACGTGGAGTCCGACGAAGCCGCCATCCAAAGACAACTGCATCCAGATTTTGTGAATGATCAAGAGTGGCAGCTCCGCGACGCGGAAGAGGGTCAATGGGCCGGAAAGTCTGAAGCAGAGCCAATCGGTCAGTCTGGTCTACCTTCCTTCGAAACATCAGGTGCCGAGACATCGCAAGCCAGCAGTTTGGCACCATCCCGGCGAGGTGTGCTACCTCCTCTCTCACAGCCATTGCCACCTGGACGGAAAGAGACGcccatccccccaccaaatCTCAATTTGCATTCTCTCCCATCGAAGGCCAAAACAGGCGTCACGGCGATTCCTAGACCGAAACAAACGcccattcctcctcctaTTCCAGGACAGACATCAGGTCTTTCTACTAAACCTAAACACAAACCTGCAGCTCCGGCACAGACGTGCCCAGCTATTCCTGGAAACATTCACCCGGTTTTCGCTGCGGCTTTTGGCGCACGCACCGAAGCAAAGGTTGGGTCTCGGAACGGTGCGGCAGATCCCAAGACACCCAAGTCAACTCCTGCTAAATCACATGGAACGCAGCAGTCGAAGACGTCTACTCCAGCTCGGCGAGCTGAGCCGCTCAAGATCGCCCAATGGACCCCAGTGGCCGTGAGCCGGGGTCGTTTCAGCCGAACTACccccggctcctcctccaccgcatcGGTATCCCAAGATCAAACCCAAGAGACTGGATCCCAGAAAAGCGAAAAGAAGGCGCCTAAACCAAGGAAGCGAAAGGCACCAGCATCACAGGAAGAGGTCTACGATGTTAAGGAGCTCCTAGACGACCGGTGGATCACCgaggaaggaaagaagaCACACAAATACCTCGTCCTCTGGGCGGGTCAGTGGCCGGAAGGCCAGAATCCCACTTGGGAGCCGGCGGACAACATTGAGGATAAGGAGCTCATCCGCCAGTATCACGAGAAGAAAGCCTTGGGCATAGTGAGGCCGCCTCCTAAGAAGATGCAAAAGACTTTGCGTTCTTATATCCTGACGGGGAAGCAGTACAGCTCCGTTGCTGAAGCTTTTGAGGACGGTCTCGACGTGGTAGAACCCAGAAATCATCAGGGGaacgatgaggaggatgtgaacatggacaaggaggagttcctcaaggtggtggataaTCTCCATCCGCAGTATGCGAAGAGCTTGAGCTTTCatgtcaagaaggagaaggagggagggggtgcgaGTGGCAAGGTGGTCGACGCATCGTTCTCGGCGTTTGATGCCAGTCTTGCTCGGTATCAACAGAGCTTTAATGGTGCGCCTCGTGGAGCTTTTTAG
- the PAM17 gene encoding TIM23 complex component (COG:U; EggNog:ENOG503P3WS; BUSCO:EOG09264HN5), translating into MLVTSATSMLRAGAGRSASGLQPMLLRTTTACPYSAGLNMISPFSSMSQQPLAKFRTSPPTTRRTLSTTPSRLSTDAEVDAAAAAKASKAQIAAHPETPALNWETFFKLRKSRRRWQQGFSVLGMLGFGLAGSMALGSGAADSLVGNIPLDPLMTMGLMTMGFAALGWLVGPSVGTVVFNAMNSKWKAPMALKESQFFARIKKNRVDPTASSARNPVPDFYGEKISSVAGYRQWLRDQRAFNKKKIGV; encoded by the exons ATGCTCGTCACATCAGCAACGAGCATGCTTCGCGCAGGCGCAGGCCGCTCTGCCAGCGGTCTCCAGCCCATGCTcctccgcaccaccaccgcctgccCTTACTCCGCCGGCCTCAACATGATctcgcccttctcctccatgtcacaacaacccctcgCCAAGTTCCGtacttcaccaccaactacCCGccgcaccctctccaccaccccttcccgcCTCAGCACCGACGCCGAAGTCGACGCAGCCGCCGCGGCAAAGGCCTCCAAGGCTCAAATCGCTGCTCATCCCGAGACGCCTGCTCTCAACTGGGAGACTTTCTTCAAGCTTCGCaagtcgaggaggagatggcagCAAGGCTTTAGTGTGCTGGGCATGCTGGGGTTTGGTCTCGCGGGGTCGATGGCGCTGGGATCCGGCGCGGCGGATAGTCTTGTGGGCAATATCCCGCTTGATCCGCTCATGACGATGGGGTTGATGACTATGGGTTTCGCCGCactgggttggttggtggggcCGAGTGTTGGAACGGTGGTATTTAATGCGATGAACAGCAAGTGGAAGGCGCCGATGGCGCTGAAGGAGAGCCAGTTCTTTGCGAGGATCAAGAAGAATCGGGTTGATCCTACGGCGAGTTCGGCGAGGAATCCTG TCCCCGATTTCTATGGTGAGAAGATCTCCAGTGTTGCCGGTTACAGGCAGTGGTTGAGAGATCAGAGAGCgttcaacaagaagaagattggcGTATAA
- a CDS encoding uncharacterized protein (EggNog:ENOG503NZDJ; COG:H): MQHNSNDEHHSNSAATNGEQNGSSLRLTDEEFDRYSRQMIVPGMGKDAQLRLINSKVLIIGAGGLGCPAAQYIAGAGIGTIGIIDGDVVEPSNLHRQVGHATSRIGMKKVDSLITHLRDLNPLPTYVPYTYPISHENAADIITLYDLVLDCTDNPATRYLISDVCVLLCKPLISAASVQKSGQLIVLNCPPTPQGKMDRKYPPCYRCCFRKPPPANTQLSCGEAGIMGPVVGLMGVAQAGEAIKILASALHLLQSGSDTTTEDDPHNLIQPTLLIYSYDLNAAPGPYTFRALKMASRKKNCFACGENSPQTLTLEGIKSGNPNYIQFCGLQTPKATLPAQDRITASAYHAAREGGQLQNHILLDTREKEHFSFGSIDGAVNVPFGKLLMKAATIKRDGGDAQEILPLKSAEDPIFVE, encoded by the exons ATGCAGCACAATTCGAATGATGAACACCATTCAAATAGCGCAGCAACGAATGGGGAGCAGAACGGCTCCAGTCTACGGCTTACAGATGAGGAGTTTGATAGATACTCTCGTCAAATGATCGTCCCTGGAATGGGCAAAGATG CTCAACTTCGACTTATAAATTCCAAGGTCCTCATTATCGGCGCCGGTGGTCTCGGCTGTCCAGCAGCCCAATACATCGCAGGTGCTGGGATAGGAACCATCGGCATCATTGACGGCGATGTCGTCGAACCATCAAACCTCCATCGCCAAGTTGGTCATGCCACCTCTCGCATAGGCATGAAGAAAGTTGACAGTCTTATCACCCATCTAAGAGACCTCAACCCACTGCCGACCTATGTTCCTTACACCTATCCCATCTCCCACGAAAACGCAgcagacatcatcaccctctaCGACCTAGTCCTAGACTGCACCGACAACCCAGCAACCCGCTACCTCATCTCCGATGTCTGCGTTCTCCTCTGCAAACCTCTAATATCAGCCGCCTCTGTTCAAAAGTCCGGTCAACTGATCGTCCTAAACTGCCCACCCACACCCCAGGGAAAGATGGACAGGAAATACCCTCCTTGCTACCGTTGCTGCTTCCGCAAACCACCGCCAGCCAACACCCAGCTATCATGCGGAGAAGCAGGCATCATGGGCCCAGTAGTCGGTCTAATGGGTGTAGCCCAAGCAGGAGAAGCGATCAAGATTCTTGCCTCAGCTctacacctcctccaatccGGTtcagacaccaccaccgaagaCGACCCCCACAACTTAATCCAACCCACCCTCCTAATCTACTCCTACGACCTCAACGCCGCCCCAGGCCCCTACACCTTCCGCGCCCTGAAAATGGCCTCCCGCAAAAAGAACTGCTTCGCCTGCGGCGAGAACTCACCCCAGACTTTGACACTAGAGGGCATCAAATCCGGCAATCCGAATTACATCCAGTTCTGCGGGCTCCAAACACCCAAAGCCACCCTCCCTGCGCAGGATAGAATCACCGCATCTGCCTACCACGCAGCGAGAGAAGGTGGGCAATTGCAGAACCACATCCTTCTCGACACCAGGGAGAAGGAACATTTCTCCTTTGGAAGTATCGACGGTGCGGTGAACGTGCCCTTTGGGAAGCTACTCATGAAAGCGGCGACCATCAagagggatggtggtgatgctcaAGAGATCTTACCCCTGAAATCGGCAGAGGATCCCATATTTGTT GAATGA
- a CDS encoding uncharacterized protein (COG:S; EggNog:ENOG503P5Y0): MLSLSLCDCDLSRIAISHLSHTFVGHLSHQTTMAPTVPGKRPTARQKALARLADPTIPRKTHREDNHVTDSFINSKRDKRLIKHSSFVSKITKPSSSTALKNHKKRQAKKAKTQLKTTLDSLGDVLDDIEDEMEDEGAIDNEQALQGKVRHKSIKSRPGALKRKERVVKGEMSRFGHNLAQLATVTSASSTATINQNTAKKQAEEQSKMETEGTAITAQEAATSNRWAALRGFISSTMEQNPAFLGK; this comes from the exons ATGCTCTCCCTGTCGCTTTGCGACTGCGACTTGTCACGCATTGCGATAAGCCACCTCTCGCACACTTTTGTCGGCCACCTCTCACACCAAACAACCATG GCTCCCACAGTCCCAGGAAAGCGCCCCACCGCCCGCCAAAAAGCCCTCGCCCGCCTCGCCGACCCAACCATCCCCCGCAAAACCCACCGCGAAGACAACCACGTAACCGACtccttcatcaactccaagCGCGACAAGCGCCTAATTAAGCACTCCTCCTTCGTCTCCAAAATcaccaagccctcctcctccacagcacTCAAGAACCACAAGAAGCGCCAGGCCAAAAAAGCCAAGACCCAGCTAAAGACAACTCTCGACTCGCTCGGAGATGTCCTTGACGACATtgaagatgagatggaggaCGAAGGTGCAATAGACAACGAGCAGGCGCTGCAGGGGAAAGTCAGACACAAAAGTATAAAGTCTAGGCCGGGGGCGCtaaagaggaaggagagggtcgTCAAGGGGGAGATGTCCCGGTTTGGGCATAACCTGGCACAGTTGGCTACTGTGACGAGCGCGAGTAGCACGGCGACGATAAACCAGAACACGGCCAAGAAACAGGCGGAAGAGCAGTCAAAGATGGAGACAGAGGGGACCGCGATAACGGCGCAAGAGGCAGCGACTTCGAATCGGTGGGCGGCGTTGAGGGGGTTCATCTCTTCTACTATGGAGCAGAATCCTGCTTTTCTTGGCAAATAA
- a CDS encoding uncharacterized protein (COG:S; EggNog:ENOG503NUJ2; MEROPS:MER0064210), whose product MGFRNSMARRFGDTVSRTSPSLSTFSPPSSRVTGMASTKSKAQKFHLRLTTNPRTKSRQGRQPGKVEPRIKKPDMSSLRTATTKGRSSARASSPATISRYSTRTSRRLTNAQLGSGSTQYLSYYDICLTTEDVRSLRNDWLTDNNIAFWEEWLEREVLIKYPEAKIVLLRPSMTFLMMQSSDVRSIASALPNFDQITHIFLPVNDARDSTRSDLGSHWSLLLVSKIDGVAFHYDSLGGANYYEAQKCTDRLSKVLGQALRFYQMNDCPQQENSSDCGVYVCILMRHLLIKKLLNANATEKVSMSMAGKAVDSRSGRKEMMNIIESLRKEGERRRSASPFPSSSTPPRID is encoded by the exons ATGGGATTCCGAAACAGCATGGCCAGGCGTTTCGGGGATACTGTGAGCAGAACTTCCCCTTCTTTATCAACATTTTCTCCCCCCAGTTCCCGGGTCACGGGGATGGCCAGTACAAAATCCAAGGCCCAAAAATTCCATCTCCGTctcacaaccaacccccgcaCCAAGAGCAGACAGGGCAGACAACCCGGGAAAGTCGAACCCAGGATCAAGAAGCCCGATATGTCTTCTCTTCGCACTGCTACGACCAAGGGCCGAAGCAGTGCGCGTGCGAGCAGTCCAGCTACTATCTCTCGATACTCTACCAGGACCTCACGGAGACTGACCAATGCACAGCTGGGATCGGGCTCAACCCAGTATCTATCAT ACTATGACATCTGCC TGACGACTGAGGATGTTAGGTCCCTCCGAAACGACTGGCTGACAGATAAT AACATTGCCTTCTGGGAAGA ATGGCTCGAACGGGAGGTCCTCATCAAGTACCCCGAGGCGAAGATCGTCCTGCTTCGTCCCAGCATGACGTTCCTGATGATGCAATCAAGCGACGTCAGGAGTATAGCAAGCGCCCTGCCAAACTTCGACCAGATCACACATATCTTTCTTCCAGTCAACGACGCACGCGACAGCACCAGATCCGACCTCGGCTCTCACTGGTCGTTGCTCCTGGTGTCCAAAATCGATGGCGTTGCGTTTCACTACGACTCGCTGGGTGGCGCGAACTATTACGAAGCCCAAAAGTGCACCGATCGGCTAAGTAAGGTGTTGGGCCAGGCTCTACGATTTTACCAGATGAACGACTGCCCACAGCAGGAGAATAGCAGCGACTGCGGCGTCTACGTCTGTATTCTTATGAGGCATCTTCTAATCAAGAAGTTGCTCAACGCCAACGCTACTGAGAAGGTGTCAATGTCGATGGCCGGCAAAGCGGTCGACAGCCGCAGCGGTCGAAAAGAGATGATGAATATTATCGAAAGTCTGCGAAAAGAAGGCGAGAGAAGACGCAGTGCATCACCAtttccatcctcatccaccccgcCACGCATCGACTGA
- a CDS encoding uncharacterized protein (EggNog:ENOG503Q3CR; COG:S), whose protein sequence is MSPKAASTATGPLAPSNPETKEDTALWSLKHVQVLWSWAARPSKPTYPPISSIPPTPATRLLEADAVPTTGEPFPTEPILTRNAHHEPSKSNTVLYLAYGSNMCSKTFLGMRGIRPISQINVSAPSLDLTFDLPGLPYREPCFANTALRKLPEPPKLPPKVPDMPDLPDPPKMPPFSFSNRQRGPINWTKGLVGVVYEVTAEDYAKIITTEGGGASYHDILVPCFPLPATIGVPEKPDIPVPPRPFLARTLYAPRLPDIPDKPPKEDDRSPTNNDDGDGDKCPKPKPPSWIQKFLLPVRRPQANYAQPSPRYLSLLTTGAAEHDLPQDYQAYLQSLRPYTATTCLQKLGQVLFLSFWVPWVVTAMFGGRLFSDEKGRAPKWVVAGTTVLFNIVWASYDYVAKPIFGDGERTLEEEETDGQRSWVGERWGGWRRERGTVGERRVLLA, encoded by the coding sequence ATGTCTCCAAAagcagcctcaacagccacagGCCCACTTGCGCCATCGAATCCGGAAACCAAAGAAGACACCGCTCTCTGGAGTTTGAAACATGTCCAAGTCCTCTGGTCCTGGGCTGCCAGACCATCCAAGCCAACATATCCTCCCATCTCCTCAATCCCACCCACGCCGGCCACCCGTCTCCTCGAAGCCGATGCCGTGCCCACAACCGGCGAGCCCTTCCCGACCGAGCCAATCCTCACCAGAAACGCCCACCATGAGCCCTCCAAATCCAATACTGTCCTCTACCTCGCCTATGGCTCCAACATGTGCTCAAAGACCTTCCTGGGCATGCGCGGCATCCGTCCCATAAGCCAAATCAACGTATCCGCCCCTTCTCTCGACCTAACCTTTGACCTGCCCGGTCTCCCATATCGCGAACCATGTTTCGCCAACACCGCCCTGCGTAAACTCCCAGAACCTCCAAAACTGCCCCCCAAAGTCCCTGACATGCCCGACCTCCCTGACCCCCCAAAGATgccccctttctctttcaGCAATCGACAGCGCGGACCAATCAACTGGACCAAAGGCCTCGTCGGCGTAGTCTACGAAGTAACGGCAGAAGACTACGccaaaatcatcaccaccgaaggcggcggcgcaaGCTACCACGACATTCTCGTGCCGTGTTTCCCCTTGCCAGCCACGATCGGCGTCCCAGAAAAACCCGACATTCCCGTCCCTCCCAGACCGTTCCTCGCGAGAACGCTCTATGCCCCACGCCTCCCCGATATTCCAGATAAGCCCCCGAAAGAAGACGATCGCAGCCCCACCAACAATGAcgacggtgacggtgacaAATGCCCCAAGCCTAAACCCCCCTCTTGGATCCAAaaattcctcctccccgtccgcCGCCCGCAAGCAAACTACGCCCAGCCCTCCCCCCGctacctctccctcctcaccaccggcgcaGCAGAACACGACCTCCCCCAAGACTACCAAGCCTACCTTCAATCCCTCCGGCCCTACACCGCAACCACCTGCCTCCAGAAACTCGGCCAGGTACTCTTCCTCAGCTTCTGGGTGCCCTGGGTCGTAACAGCCATGTTTGGGGGTCGGTTGTTCAGTGACGAGAAGGGCAGGGCGCCCAAGTGGGTCGTGGCAGGGACGACGGTGCTGTTTAATATCGTCTGGGCAAGTTACGATTACGTCGCCAAGCCCATCTTTGGGGACGGGGAGAGGacgctcgaggaggaggagacggacggGCAGAGGAGTTGGGTCGGGGAAcggtggggtggttggagaagggagagggggacggTGGGCGAGAGGAGGGTTCTGTTGGCGTAG
- the GPD1 gene encoding glycerol-3-phosphate dehydrogenase (COG:C; EggNog:ENOG503NVN7), which translates to MGQPRRSNSGQWRPPLPAPSHRPRARPLLFWLMKILRLADYKKSPNIPRLLLRTIFSAACSIPKSCRLSPFPCSTPDLPHFSCRNIHSHSGPSRYPILKAKARPSPEARTCRQSRAFSSHLLNNPNPDHHCGVAPSPRPTPPRCHNLDPLSLAPPLGCSNIAVSLAAPLTLNNKQQPSHRTTHSQSAKMTVPDSFPHKHKVAVIGSGNWGTTVGKVIAESTSEHPDVFEKDVQMWVYEEKVRVDGETRNLTEVINTKHQNTKYLEGINLPTNLIANPSIEDAVKDATILIFNFPHEFINNICRQLKGKILPYARGVSCIKGVTVTDDKIELICEFIGEQLEIYCGALSGANIASEIANENWCETTIAYNTPPCDRHVANGNGQANGNGNGAYEEHRDSRGQIVKTKLTPVPEDYPPLDHEVLHTLFSRPYFTVSMVSDVVGVSLGGALKNIVAIACGFVEGHGWNMTAKTAVMRRGMLEIIQFAREFYPETIQPATLWEESAGWGDMIVSCTAARNWRYSKMAVERGVSIQEIERTELNGQKLQGISTSREVSSFLRARGIEDKYPLFKLVDGILDGKVNVNDIPSLFRKN; encoded by the exons ATGGGCCAACCGCGTCGCAGCAATTCCGGCCAGTGGCG accccccctccccgccccatCTCACCGTCCCCGCGCCCGGCCTCTTTTGTTTTGGCTCATGAAGATACTACGACTAGCGGACTACAAGAAGAGTCCCAACATCCCTCGCTTGCTGCTTCGGACCATTTTCTCTGCTGCTTGTTCCATTCCCAAGTCTTGTCGCTTATCGCCCTTCCCTTGCTCGACGCCGGACCTGCCCCATTTTTCCTGTCGGAATATCCACTCGCATAGCGGCCCATCCCGGTACCCCATTCTCAAAGCCAAAGCCAGACCCTCACCCGAAGCCAGAACTTGCCGGCAAAGTCGTGCTTTCTCAtctcacctcctcaacaatcCCAATCCCGATCACCACTGCGGCgtcgctccctctcctcgtccgaCCCCGCCCCGCTGCCACAATCTAGACCCTCTTAGTCTTGCTCCACCGCTTGGCTGTTCCAACATCGCTGTGTCATTAGCTGCCCCTCTcactctcaacaacaagcagcagccgtcTCACCGTACGACACACTCTCAATCCGCCAAAATGACCGTACCGGACTCTTTTCCGCACAAGCACAAGGTCGCAGTGATTGGATCCGGAAACTGGGGCACCACTGTCGGCAAGGTCATCGCTGAGAGCACGAGCGAGCACCCAGATGTTTTCGAGAAGGATGTTCAGATGTGGGTGtacgaggagaaggtgagagTTGACGGCGAGACTCGGAACCTGACCGAGGTCATCAACACAAAGCACCAAAACACAAAGTACCTCGAGGGCATCAACCTTCCGACCAacctcatcgccaaccccAGCATCGAGGACGCTGTCAAGGACGCCACCATTCTCATCTTCAACTTTCCACACGAgttcatcaacaacatctgCAGACAACTCAAGGGCAAGATCCTCCCCTATGCCCGCGGCGTGAGCTGCATCAAGGGTGTGACCGTAACCGACGACAAGATCGAACTCATCTGCGAGTTCATTGGCGAGCAGCTTGAGATTTATTGCGGTGCCCTGAGCGGAGCCAACATTGCCAGCGAAATCGCCAACGAGAACTGGTGCGAGACCACCATTGCTTACAACACACCTCCTTGCGACCGCCACGTGGCCAACGGAAACGGGCAAGCCaatggcaacggcaacggggCCTATGAGGAGCACCGCGACTCTCGTGGCCAGATTGTCAAGACGAAGCTCACACCCGTCCCGGAAGACTATCCCCCGCTGGACCACGAGGTCCTTCACACACTCTTCAGCCGTCCTTACTTCACCGTCTCGATGGTGTCTGACGTGGTGGGTGTCTCACTTGGCGGTGCGCTCAAGAACATCGTCGCTATTGCCTGTGGCTTTGTGGAGGGTCACGGCTGGAACATGACTGCCAAGACTGCCGTCATGCGTCGTGGCATGTTGGAGATCATCCAGTTCGCTCGCGAGTTCTACCCCGAGACCATCCAGCCAGCAACGCTCTGGGAGGAGAGTGCCGGGTGGGGCGACATGATTGTCAGCTGCACCGCTGCCCGCAACTGGCGGTACTCCAAGATGGCGGTTGAGCGCGGAGTGTCCATTCAGGAGATTGAGCGTACAGAGCTCAACGGGCAGAAGCTGCAGGGCATTTCGACCTCGCGCGAAGTCAGCAGCTTCTTGAGGGCGCGCGGTATCGAGGACAAGTATCCTCTGTTCAAGCTCGTCGACGGCATTCTGGACGGCAAGGTCAATGTTAATGACATTCCTAGCCTCTTCAGAAAGAATTAG